A window from Mangifera indica cultivar Alphonso chromosome 2, CATAS_Mindica_2.1, whole genome shotgun sequence encodes these proteins:
- the LOC123203822 gene encoding mitochondrial inner membrane protease subunit 2-like — protein sequence MASHSFLWGFGKKFFTFGLIGLTVSDRYASILPVRGASMSPTFNPGSNSFGGSLFDDYVLVEKFCLDKYKFSRGDVIVFRSPWNHKEKHVKRIIGLPGDWIGTHSSYDAVKVPDGHCWVEGDNLSSSMDSRSVGPIPLGLVQGRVTHIVWPPQRLGVVEGNIHEDRLSSS from the exons ATGGCGTCTCACAGCTTTTTATGGGGTTTTGGTAAGAAGTTCTTCACTTTCGGACTCATAGGCCTCACTGTTTCAGATCGTTATGCTAGTATTCTTCCTGTGCGCGGCGCGTCTATGTCACCCACATTCAATCCTGGATCTAATTCCTTTGGGGGATCATTGTTTG ACGATTATGTTCTAGTAGAGAAGTTTTGTCTTGATAAGTACAAATTTTCACGCGGCGATGTGATTGTTTTCCG CTCACCTTGGAATCACAAGGAGAAGCATGTGAAGAGAATTATTGGTTTGCCAGGTGACTGGATTGGAACTCACAGTTCTTATGATGCTGTTAAGGTCCCAGATGGACATTGTTGGGTTGAGGGAGACAATCTGTCTTCTAGTATGGATTCAAGATCTGTTGGTCCA ATTCCTTTGGGTCTAGTTCAAGGAAGGGTTACACATATTGTATGGCCTCCTCAGCGACTAGGTGTGGTCGAGGGAAACATTCATGAGGACAGACTTTCATCTTCCTAG
- the LOC123209379 gene encoding disease resistance protein At4g27190-like isoform X1, which yields MAGDVIHTSELDTLPNDVCEQCKGLPIVICAIAKALRNKSHRSEWNVALQELSAPSPSKFGGFLEEEYVNLALSYKYLRNDELKKMFLISSLMENNASISDLLRHVVCLDILDGANLTMEDVRDQLDKLVRDLKDASLLLDGVTSKQYAMHDVIRDVAMTIAYVDHHVFTTRNDIEQDWKDRDKLKKSTRISLSGSTTIISQLWPNDLDCPALEYFYMSNSNFKIPEDFFIVMPKLKVLNFVSLQRLSLPSSLHLLKNLQTLCLDDSTIKDVVDIGKLKKLKVLSLKHSFIKELPVEIGQLTELKLLDLSNCKQLQVIVSNVISKLLQLEEFYIKGCPIQWKVEVLKELKLLSNLTSIELDVRDNMVLPKTLFAKELKRYKILIGDCFFLFPENKEHELLKILEVKFNSIKSLEELHGFKNVELLRLAEYLEDENYVQDLNFDLQSNEIMPLFNKKVTELVLKRLPKLTIFYLGIHVSEFPMLKRLVIEYCENLTSRYLGLQDDNKKGAPQISESNFLCLEHKINHNLEAFELQDGVRKICWQYKALKIWQDHSTNIPVRLLQRFESLRLLELSLCEYNEIKNVSNLPNLEHLHVLFCRKLTSLVPSPTSFQNLKVLKLWGENGLIALTTPSMARSLVQLRELSIYRCGMLVEIVENEGDATTSTKIAFGNLKLLSLQWLKSLTCFCPGNYFINLSSLEVLIIKGCPNMKTFSQGILNTSKLHKVNYEEMEVENEENDLNKTIQGLYKKQNQEISLDLKCKTFQDDNSTKICYNQHPTSFYQNLTHLILWNCGNIKYAFPPSIAKSLYQLQQLMIGDCKVLEEIVAEEEGANVVVNFVFPNLTLLKLQNLPKLTAFYPKIHTLQCPNLKELVVRDCAMYLSFGNNTKES from the exons ATGGCAG GTGATGTTATTCATACAAGTGAATTGGATACTCTACCGAATGATGTATGCGAGCAATGCAAAGGGTTACCTATTGTTATTTGTGCTATAGCTAAAGCATTAAGAAATAAGAGTCATCGATCTGAGTGGAATGTAGCCTTACAAGAATTGAGTGCACCTTCACCATCCAAGTTTGGAGGATTCCTAGAAGAGGAATATGTGAATTTAGCCTTAAGttacaaatatttaagaaatgatgaacttaagaaaatgtttttaatttctagtCTAATGGAAAATAATGCTTCCATTTCAGACTTGCTCAGACATGTTGTGTGTCTGGATATACTTGATGGTGCTAACCTGACAATGGAAGACGTGCGTGATCAACTAGATAAATTGGTACGTGACCTCAAAGATGCTAGTTTGTTACTTGATGGCGTTACAAGCAAACAATATGCTATGCATGATGTTATTCGTGATGTTGCTATGACAATAGCTTACGTCGATCATCATGTATTTACAACAAGAAATGATATTGAACAGGATTGGAAGGATAGAGACAAACTCAAGAAATCCACAAGAATCTCCCTCTCTGGTAGTACTACTATTATTAGTCAACTTTGGCCTAACGATTTGGATTGTCCAGCTCTTGAATATTTCTATATGTCTAACTCTAATTTCAAAATCCCAGAGGACTTCTTCATAGTGATGCCGAAgctcaaagttttaaatttcgTTTCACTACAACGTTTGTCATTGCCGTCATCCCTTCATCTTTTGAAAAACCTTCAAACACTATGTTTAGATGATAGCACAATTAAAGATGTTGTTGATATTGGAAAGCTAAAGAAACTAAAAGTCCTTAGCTTGAAACATTCATTTATTAAGGAGTTGCCCGTAGAAATTGGTCAATTGACTGAACTCAAGTTATTAGATTTAAGCAATTGTAAACAATTGCAAGTTATTGTGTCAAATGTCATATCAAAACTATTGCAATTGGAGGAATTTTATATAAAGGGTTGCCCTATTCAGTGGAAAGTTGAAGTACTCAAAGAATTAAAGCTCTTGTCTAATCTCACAAGCATAGAATTGGATGTTAGAGATAACATGGTGCTACCTAAAACCTTATTTGCCAAAGAGCTTAAAAGGTACAAAATATTAATAGGAGATTGTTTCTTCCTATTTCCAGAAAATAAGGAACATGAGCTTTTGAAGATATTGgaagttaaatttaattctatcaaGTCACTAGAAGAATTGCATGGATTCAAGAATGTTGAACTCTTACGCTTAGCTGAATATTTAGAAGATGAGAACTATGTTcaagatttaaattttgatttgcaGTCCAATGAAATCATGCCTCTGTTTAATAAAAAG GTAACTGAATTGGTGCTCAAAAGATTaccaaaacttacaattttctaTCTAGGAATACATGTTTCAGAATTCCCAATGTTAAAAAGGTTGGTGATAGAATATTGTGAAAATTTGACTTCAAGGTATTTGGGCTTGCAAGATGATAACAAGAAGGGTGCACCTCAAATATCAGAGTCAAATTTCCTCTGCTTAGAGCATAAG ATCAACCACAATTTGGAGGCATTTGAATTACAGGATGGTGTGAGAAAGATTTGTTGGCAATATAAAGCTCTTAAAATCTGGCAGGACCACTCAACAAATATTCCAGTTAGACTCCTTCAAAGATTTGAAAGTTTGAGATTGCTCGAACTATCTTTGTGTGAATACAATGAAATTAAGAATGTATCTAATCTTCCAAATCTTGAACATCTACATGTATTATTTTGTAGAAAGCTAACAAGTCTAGTGCCATCTCCAACTTCTTTTCAGAATCTTAAAGTTCTTAAACTCTGGGGTGAGAATGGGCTAATTGCCTTAACAACACCCTCAATGGCTAGAAGTTTGGTGCAATTAAGAGAATTAAGCATATATCGTTGTGGAATGTTGGTTGAAATAGTAGAAAATGAGGGAGATGCAACAACAAGTACCAAAATTGCTTTTGGCAATTTGAAGTTGTTGTCACTTCAATGGTTAAAAAGTCTCACATGCTTTTGCCCTGGGAATTACTTTATCAATTTGTCATCACTAGaagtattaattataaaaggatGTCCCAATATGAAGACTTTTTCTCAAGGAATTTTAAACACTTCAAAGTTACACAAAGTCAATTACGAGGAAATGGAAGTGGAGAATGAGGAGAATGACCTTAATAAGACCATACAAGGATTGTACAAAAAGCAAAACCAG GAAATCTCCCTTGATTTAAAGTGCAAGACATTCCAAGATGATAATTCTACAAAAATTTGCTACAACCAACATCCAACTTccttctatcaaaatttgacacacttGATCCTATGGAATTgtggaaatataaaatatgcatttcCACCTTCCATTGCCAAAAGTCTCTACCAACTCCAACAACTAATGATAGGGGATTGTAAGGTTTTAGAAGAGATTGTTGCAGAAGAAGAAGGAGCAAATGTTGTTGTCAATTTTGTCTTTCCGAATTTAACCTTATTGAAGCTTCAAAATCTACCAAAACTTACAGCTTTCTACCCTAAAATACATACTTTACAATGTCCAAACTTGAAAGAGTTGGTGGTGAGAGATTGTGCCATGTATCTGAGCTTTGGAAACAACACTAAGGAGAGTTAG
- the LOC123209379 gene encoding probable disease resistance protein At4g27220 isoform X2: protein MAGDVIHTSELDTLPNDVCEQCKGLPIVICAIAKALRNKSHRSEWNVALQELSAPSPSKFGGFLEEEYVNLALSYKYLRNDELKKMFLISSLMENNASISDLLRHVVCLDILDGANLTMEDVRDQLDKLVRDLKDASLLLDGVTSKQYAMHDVIRDVAMTIAYVDHHVFTTRNDIEQDWKDRDKLKKSTRISLSGSTTIISQLWPNDLDCPALEYFYMSNSNFKIPEDFFIVMPKLKVLNFVSLQRLSLPSSLHLLKNLQTLCLDDSTIKDVVDIGKLKKLKVLSLKHSFIKELPVEIGQLTELKLLDLSNCKQLQVIVSNVISKLLQLEEFYIKGCPIQWKVEVLKELKLLSNLTSIELDVRDNMVLPKTLFAKELKRYKILIGDCFFLFPENKEHELLKILEVKFNSIKSLEELHGFKNVELLRLAEYLEDENYVQDLNFDLQSNEIMPLFNKKVTELVLKRLPKLTIFYLGIHVSEFPMLKRLVIEYCENLTSRYLGLQDDNKKGAPQISESNFLCLEHKNLKVLKLWGENGLIALTTPSMARSLVQLRELSIYRCGMLVEIVENEGDATTSTKIAFGNLKLLSLQWLKSLTCFCPGNYFINLSSLEVLIIKGCPNMKTFSQGILNTSKLHKVNYEEMEVENEENDLNKTIQGLYKKQNQEISLDLKCKTFQDDNSTKICYNQHPTSFYQNLTHLILWNCGNIKYAFPPSIAKSLYQLQQLMIGDCKVLEEIVAEEEGANVVVNFVFPNLTLLKLQNLPKLTAFYPKIHTLQCPNLKELVVRDCAMYLSFGNNTKES, encoded by the exons ATGGCAG GTGATGTTATTCATACAAGTGAATTGGATACTCTACCGAATGATGTATGCGAGCAATGCAAAGGGTTACCTATTGTTATTTGTGCTATAGCTAAAGCATTAAGAAATAAGAGTCATCGATCTGAGTGGAATGTAGCCTTACAAGAATTGAGTGCACCTTCACCATCCAAGTTTGGAGGATTCCTAGAAGAGGAATATGTGAATTTAGCCTTAAGttacaaatatttaagaaatgatgaacttaagaaaatgtttttaatttctagtCTAATGGAAAATAATGCTTCCATTTCAGACTTGCTCAGACATGTTGTGTGTCTGGATATACTTGATGGTGCTAACCTGACAATGGAAGACGTGCGTGATCAACTAGATAAATTGGTACGTGACCTCAAAGATGCTAGTTTGTTACTTGATGGCGTTACAAGCAAACAATATGCTATGCATGATGTTATTCGTGATGTTGCTATGACAATAGCTTACGTCGATCATCATGTATTTACAACAAGAAATGATATTGAACAGGATTGGAAGGATAGAGACAAACTCAAGAAATCCACAAGAATCTCCCTCTCTGGTAGTACTACTATTATTAGTCAACTTTGGCCTAACGATTTGGATTGTCCAGCTCTTGAATATTTCTATATGTCTAACTCTAATTTCAAAATCCCAGAGGACTTCTTCATAGTGATGCCGAAgctcaaagttttaaatttcgTTTCACTACAACGTTTGTCATTGCCGTCATCCCTTCATCTTTTGAAAAACCTTCAAACACTATGTTTAGATGATAGCACAATTAAAGATGTTGTTGATATTGGAAAGCTAAAGAAACTAAAAGTCCTTAGCTTGAAACATTCATTTATTAAGGAGTTGCCCGTAGAAATTGGTCAATTGACTGAACTCAAGTTATTAGATTTAAGCAATTGTAAACAATTGCAAGTTATTGTGTCAAATGTCATATCAAAACTATTGCAATTGGAGGAATTTTATATAAAGGGTTGCCCTATTCAGTGGAAAGTTGAAGTACTCAAAGAATTAAAGCTCTTGTCTAATCTCACAAGCATAGAATTGGATGTTAGAGATAACATGGTGCTACCTAAAACCTTATTTGCCAAAGAGCTTAAAAGGTACAAAATATTAATAGGAGATTGTTTCTTCCTATTTCCAGAAAATAAGGAACATGAGCTTTTGAAGATATTGgaagttaaatttaattctatcaaGTCACTAGAAGAATTGCATGGATTCAAGAATGTTGAACTCTTACGCTTAGCTGAATATTTAGAAGATGAGAACTATGTTcaagatttaaattttgatttgcaGTCCAATGAAATCATGCCTCTGTTTAATAAAAAG GTAACTGAATTGGTGCTCAAAAGATTaccaaaacttacaattttctaTCTAGGAATACATGTTTCAGAATTCCCAATGTTAAAAAGGTTGGTGATAGAATATTGTGAAAATTTGACTTCAAGGTATTTGGGCTTGCAAGATGATAACAAGAAGGGTGCACCTCAAATATCAGAGTCAAATTTCCTCTGCTTAGAGCATAAG AATCTTAAAGTTCTTAAACTCTGGGGTGAGAATGGGCTAATTGCCTTAACAACACCCTCAATGGCTAGAAGTTTGGTGCAATTAAGAGAATTAAGCATATATCGTTGTGGAATGTTGGTTGAAATAGTAGAAAATGAGGGAGATGCAACAACAAGTACCAAAATTGCTTTTGGCAATTTGAAGTTGTTGTCACTTCAATGGTTAAAAAGTCTCACATGCTTTTGCCCTGGGAATTACTTTATCAATTTGTCATCACTAGaagtattaattataaaaggatGTCCCAATATGAAGACTTTTTCTCAAGGAATTTTAAACACTTCAAAGTTACACAAAGTCAATTACGAGGAAATGGAAGTGGAGAATGAGGAGAATGACCTTAATAAGACCATACAAGGATTGTACAAAAAGCAAAACCAG GAAATCTCCCTTGATTTAAAGTGCAAGACATTCCAAGATGATAATTCTACAAAAATTTGCTACAACCAACATCCAACTTccttctatcaaaatttgacacacttGATCCTATGGAATTgtggaaatataaaatatgcatttcCACCTTCCATTGCCAAAAGTCTCTACCAACTCCAACAACTAATGATAGGGGATTGTAAGGTTTTAGAAGAGATTGTTGCAGAAGAAGAAGGAGCAAATGTTGTTGTCAATTTTGTCTTTCCGAATTTAACCTTATTGAAGCTTCAAAATCTACCAAAACTTACAGCTTTCTACCCTAAAATACATACTTTACAATGTCCAAACTTGAAAGAGTTGGTGGTGAGAGATTGTGCCATGTATCTGAGCTTTGGAAACAACACTAAGGAGAGTTAG
- the LOC123209379 gene encoding probable disease resistance protein At4g27220 isoform X3 encodes MAGDVIHTSELDTLPNDVCEQCKGLPIVICAIAKALRNKSHRSEWNVALQELSAPSPSKFGGFLEEEYVNLALSYKYLRNDELKKMFLISSLMENNASISDLLRHVVCLDILDGANLTMEDVRDQLDKLVRDLKDASLLLDGVTSKQYAMHDVIRDVAMTIAYVDHHVFTTRNDIEQDWKDRDKLKKSTRISLSENKEHELLKILEVKFNSIKSLEELHGFKNVELLRLAEYLEDENYVQDLNFDLQSNEIMPLFNKKVTELVLKRLPKLTIFYLGIHVSEFPMLKRLVIEYCENLTSRYLGLQDDNKKGAPQISESNFLCLEHKINHNLEAFELQDGVRKICWQYKALKIWQDHSTNIPVRLLQRFESLRLLELSLCEYNEIKNVSNLPNLEHLHVLFCRKLTSLVPSPTSFQNLKVLKLWGENGLIALTTPSMARSLVQLRELSIYRCGMLVEIVENEGDATTSTKIAFGNLKLLSLQWLKSLTCFCPGNYFINLSSLEVLIIKGCPNMKTFSQGILNTSKLHKVNYEEMEVENEENDLNKTIQGLYKKQNQEISLDLKCKTFQDDNSTKICYNQHPTSFYQNLTHLILWNCGNIKYAFPPSIAKSLYQLQQLMIGDCKVLEEIVAEEEGANVVVNFVFPNLTLLKLQNLPKLTAFYPKIHTLQCPNLKELVVRDCAMYLSFGNNTKES; translated from the exons ATGGCAG GTGATGTTATTCATACAAGTGAATTGGATACTCTACCGAATGATGTATGCGAGCAATGCAAAGGGTTACCTATTGTTATTTGTGCTATAGCTAAAGCATTAAGAAATAAGAGTCATCGATCTGAGTGGAATGTAGCCTTACAAGAATTGAGTGCACCTTCACCATCCAAGTTTGGAGGATTCCTAGAAGAGGAATATGTGAATTTAGCCTTAAGttacaaatatttaagaaatgatgaacttaagaaaatgtttttaatttctagtCTAATGGAAAATAATGCTTCCATTTCAGACTTGCTCAGACATGTTGTGTGTCTGGATATACTTGATGGTGCTAACCTGACAATGGAAGACGTGCGTGATCAACTAGATAAATTGGTACGTGACCTCAAAGATGCTAGTTTGTTACTTGATGGCGTTACAAGCAAACAATATGCTATGCATGATGTTATTCGTGATGTTGCTATGACAATAGCTTACGTCGATCATCATGTATTTACAACAAGAAATGATATTGAACAGGATTGGAAGGATAGAGACAAACTCAAGAAATCCACAAGAATCTCCCTCTCTG AAAATAAGGAACATGAGCTTTTGAAGATATTGgaagttaaatttaattctatcaaGTCACTAGAAGAATTGCATGGATTCAAGAATGTTGAACTCTTACGCTTAGCTGAATATTTAGAAGATGAGAACTATGTTcaagatttaaattttgatttgcaGTCCAATGAAATCATGCCTCTGTTTAATAAAAAG GTAACTGAATTGGTGCTCAAAAGATTaccaaaacttacaattttctaTCTAGGAATACATGTTTCAGAATTCCCAATGTTAAAAAGGTTGGTGATAGAATATTGTGAAAATTTGACTTCAAGGTATTTGGGCTTGCAAGATGATAACAAGAAGGGTGCACCTCAAATATCAGAGTCAAATTTCCTCTGCTTAGAGCATAAG ATCAACCACAATTTGGAGGCATTTGAATTACAGGATGGTGTGAGAAAGATTTGTTGGCAATATAAAGCTCTTAAAATCTGGCAGGACCACTCAACAAATATTCCAGTTAGACTCCTTCAAAGATTTGAAAGTTTGAGATTGCTCGAACTATCTTTGTGTGAATACAATGAAATTAAGAATGTATCTAATCTTCCAAATCTTGAACATCTACATGTATTATTTTGTAGAAAGCTAACAAGTCTAGTGCCATCTCCAACTTCTTTTCAGAATCTTAAAGTTCTTAAACTCTGGGGTGAGAATGGGCTAATTGCCTTAACAACACCCTCAATGGCTAGAAGTTTGGTGCAATTAAGAGAATTAAGCATATATCGTTGTGGAATGTTGGTTGAAATAGTAGAAAATGAGGGAGATGCAACAACAAGTACCAAAATTGCTTTTGGCAATTTGAAGTTGTTGTCACTTCAATGGTTAAAAAGTCTCACATGCTTTTGCCCTGGGAATTACTTTATCAATTTGTCATCACTAGaagtattaattataaaaggatGTCCCAATATGAAGACTTTTTCTCAAGGAATTTTAAACACTTCAAAGTTACACAAAGTCAATTACGAGGAAATGGAAGTGGAGAATGAGGAGAATGACCTTAATAAGACCATACAAGGATTGTACAAAAAGCAAAACCAG GAAATCTCCCTTGATTTAAAGTGCAAGACATTCCAAGATGATAATTCTACAAAAATTTGCTACAACCAACATCCAACTTccttctatcaaaatttgacacacttGATCCTATGGAATTgtggaaatataaaatatgcatttcCACCTTCCATTGCCAAAAGTCTCTACCAACTCCAACAACTAATGATAGGGGATTGTAAGGTTTTAGAAGAGATTGTTGCAGAAGAAGAAGGAGCAAATGTTGTTGTCAATTTTGTCTTTCCGAATTTAACCTTATTGAAGCTTCAAAATCTACCAAAACTTACAGCTTTCTACCCTAAAATACATACTTTACAATGTCCAAACTTGAAAGAGTTGGTGGTGAGAGATTGTGCCATGTATCTGAGCTTTGGAAACAACACTAAGGAGAGTTAG